A genomic window from Triticum urartu cultivar G1812 chromosome 7, Tu2.1, whole genome shotgun sequence includes:
- the LOC125522485 gene encoding protein YIF1B-like, which produces MAAMNIDLGGLAGRPTTSQADPFQSALYGAGPGLIRSGLGVYSEKFLGSSSDFMQSNITQYLSNPQYYFQVNNQYVRNKLKVVLFPFLHRGHWTRITEPVGGRLSYKPPVQDINAPDLYIPLMAFATYIVVAGYALCVLGRFTPEALTIQFTKGLLGWFMQVILIKALLYSLGSGESPLLDIVAYAGYGFAGTSLAMLVRIFWSYSYYFVLPWFCICTGVFLVKTMKRVLQGASRTYERHPSRNHYFLLFLAAAQFPMLFWLGNIKG; this is translated from the exons ATGGCAGCAATGAACATTGATCTGGGAGGATTGGCAGGCAGGCCTACTACTTCACAGGCGGATCCTTTTCAAAGTGCTTTGTATGGAGCTGGACCTGGACTCATCCGAAGTGGACTAGGAGTGTACAGTGAGAAGTTTTTAGGTTCAAGCTCCGACTTTATGCAAAGCAAT ATCACCCAATATTTGTCCAATCCACAATATTACTTTCAAGTGAACAACCAGTATGTGAGGAACAAGCTGAAAGTTGTCTTGTTTCCTTTTCTGCATCGG GGACACTGGACTAGGATAACTGAGCCAGTGGGAGGAAGGCTGTCATACAAACCTCCAGTTCAAGACATCAATGCTCCAGATCTGTACATCCCTCTGATGGCCTTTGCCACCTACATTGTAGTTGCTGGATATGCCTTGTGTGTTCTTGGAAG GTTTACCCCGGAGGCACTGACTATACAGTTCACAAAAGGGTTACTCGGTTGGTTTATGCAAGTCATCCTCATTAAAGCACTACTTTACTCACTGGGAAGTGGTGAATCGCCGTTGCTTGACATTGTGGCATATGCCGGCTATGGGTTTGCCGGTACCTCACTTGCGATGCTTGTCCGCATCTTCTGGAGCTACTCATACTATTTTGTGCTGCCGTGGTTCTGTATCTGCACTGGAGTGTTCCTGGTTAAGACGATGAAGAGGGTTCTGCAGGGTGCATCGAGGACTTATGAGAGACATCCTAGCAGGAACCACTACTTTCTTCTATTCCTCGCGGCCGCGCAATTCCCCATGCTTTTTTGGCTAGGCAACATCAAGGGCTGA